A window of the Proteus terrae subsp. cibarius genome harbors these coding sequences:
- a CDS encoding YqcC family protein yields the protein MTPEQRILAKLLLIEEEMKNIELWQLESPTEQAFESVEPFCIDTMSAHEWLQWVLIPRLSSMIKSEMPLPNTFAIAPYYEEAFKEDKSRDVTDLLNHLRELDAMFKS from the coding sequence ATGACACCAGAACAACGCATTTTAGCGAAATTGCTCTTGATTGAAGAAGAGATGAAGAACATTGAGCTATGGCAATTAGAATCTCCTACTGAACAAGCATTTGAAAGTGTTGAGCCTTTCTGTATTGATACAATGAGTGCTCATGAATGGCTGCAGTGGGTATTAATTCCGCGATTGTCATCGATGATTAAAAGCGAAATGCCATTACCTAATACATTTGCAATCGCACCTTATTACGAAGAAGCATTTAAAGAAGATAAAAGCCGAGATGTTACTGATTTACTCAATCATTTGCGTGAACTTGACGCAATGTTTAAATCATAA